TGTCGCAGACTATTTATCAAAACATTAGTATATAGGGCTGGAATTTTTCCAGCCTTATTGTAATATGTAATGTATAAGATTATAGATTACAATGGAGGAGTACTTGAAAAGTAATAAGATTGCTGATGGAATTTTTCAGTTAGGTGCTAATATTAATAATGGAGATCTTTTTGAGGGATTATGGCCTATTCCTGATGGAGTTTCTTTAAACTCTTATATAGTTAAGGGTGAAAAAACAGCTTTAATTGATTTAGTTGATGATTGGGATAATGCCCCTAATAATTTATTAAATCAATTAGACCAAATAGATATTGAGTTAGAGAGTATAGATTATATTGTATTAAATCACCTTGAACCAGATCATACTGGATGGATTAAGGGCTTTTTAGAAAAAACTAAGGATGTTGTTATAGTAACTTCTCCTAAGGGTGAAAAGATGCTTAGAGCTCTTTTTAGCTACCAAGGTGAAGTCTTAGTTGTTAATGACGGGGATGAATTGGATCTAGGTGGTCAGAAATTAACTTTTTACCATATACCCTTTGTACATTGGCCTGAAACAATGGTTACATTTCATAAAGAGAGTGGTGTATTGTTTTCATGTGATGCATTTGGTTCCTACGGAGCCCTTGGTAATGAAGTATTTGATGATCAAATTAGTGAAGAGAAGCATAAGTTTTATGATAATGAATCATTAAGGTATTATGCAAACATTGTTGCTGGTTACTCCCTTCCTGTTATTAAGGCTATAGATAAATTAGAGGGATTAGATGTTAAAGTTATAGCTCCTTCCCATGGTATAATTTGGAGAGAAAACCCAAGTATAATTATTGAAAGATATAGAAAATTTGCTAAGTATATGTCTGGTGAAGCTGAAAAAGAGATAACAATGATTGTAGGCTCTATGTATGGTAAAACTAAGGCTGTTGTTAGCTCTATTGTAAAAGGGATTAGATCTGAAGGTATACCTGTTCATATCTTTAATGTTCCAGAGGATGATATATCATTTATCCTATCCTCAGCCTGGAAATCAAAAGGTCTAGTAATTGGAATGCCAACCTATGAAGGTAAAATGTTTCCTCCTACATCATCGGTATTAGAGATGTTCTCTTTAAAACATGTATGGAATAAAGAGGTTTTCAGGTTTGGTTCCTACTCATGGAGTGGTGGAGCTCAAAGGGATTTTGAAAATAAAACTGAAAAATTAAAATGGAATTGTATTGAGCCTTTAGAGTGGTTAGGTGAAGCTAAGGAAGAAGAGTTAAATAGTGCTTATCTTCAGGGTAAAAAGCTTGCTATTAAGGTAAAAGAGAGTTAAAAATGAGTATGAAGTTGGAAAAAAATACTAATGCACCATTTTTTGAATTAAAAAATCAAGATGGTAATACTGTATCCCTTGATGATTTTAAAGGTAAAAAATTGTTTATTTATTTTTATCCTAGAGCTAATACTCCTGGATGTACAACACAATCCTGTGAAGTTAGGGACTTTAGGGAAGAG
Above is a genomic segment from Thiospirochaeta perfilievii containing:
- a CDS encoding FprA family A-type flavoprotein, yielding MKSNKIADGIFQLGANINNGDLFEGLWPIPDGVSLNSYIVKGEKTALIDLVDDWDNAPNNLLNQLDQIDIELESIDYIVLNHLEPDHTGWIKGFLEKTKDVVIVTSPKGEKMLRALFSYQGEVLVVNDGDELDLGGQKLTFYHIPFVHWPETMVTFHKESGVLFSCDAFGSYGALGNEVFDDQISEEKHKFYDNESLRYYANIVAGYSLPVIKAIDKLEGLDVKVIAPSHGIIWRENPSIIIERYRKFAKYMSGEAEKEITMIVGSMYGKTKAVVSSIVKGIRSEGIPVHIFNVPEDDISFILSSAWKSKGLVIGMPTYEGKMFPPTSSVLEMFSLKHVWNKEVFRFGSYSWSGGAQRDFENKTEKLKWNCIEPLEWLGEAKEEELNSAYLQGKKLAIKVKES